In one Mucilaginibacter ginsenosidivorax genomic region, the following are encoded:
- a CDS encoding plasmid transfer protein, producing the protein MARKYPVYKGLQRPLIFKGFKGKFIYWGIASLLAGLVFGALTMSLVNMWLGAMILIGFIVGGLLFTAGKQKGGLHSKSRASNIYILNRYGRKNLV; encoded by the coding sequence ATGGCCAGGAAGTATCCTGTTTATAAGGGGCTGCAACGGCCCCTTATATTCAAAGGTTTCAAAGGCAAGTTCATTTACTGGGGCATTGCCTCACTTTTGGCAGGACTTGTATTTGGGGCTTTAACCATGTCCCTGGTCAATATGTGGCTTGGCGCCATGATTCTCATTGGCTTTATCGTTGGCGGTTTATTATTTACTGCCGGCAAGCAAAAAGGCGGTCTTCATTCCAAAAGCCGCGCTTCAAACATTTACATCCTTAATCGTTATGGGCGTAAAAACCTTGTTTAA
- the traK gene encoding conjugative transposon protein TraK: MIIKNIEAKVRLATFIAAGSLLTSLIIVAMNSLYAFKLVSNAKKSIYILDNNIPILARQTDVQMNRPAEYRADVDLFHSLFFSLTPDDNYMEYQMKKAMYLVDESGMQQYNNLKENGFFNSILSSSSVLTLQTDSIAVDMARRYFRYYGKLKIDRRSSTVVRSLITEGNLKDIPRSDNNPHGVLITNWKTLENKDLQDVEKNTF, encoded by the coding sequence ATGATCATAAAAAATATCGAAGCCAAGGTAAGGCTGGCGACTTTCATCGCGGCCGGCAGCCTGCTGACCTCCCTGATCATTGTCGCCATGAATAGCTTGTATGCCTTTAAACTGGTATCTAATGCGAAAAAAAGTATTTATATACTGGATAACAATATCCCCATACTGGCGCGGCAGACGGATGTACAGATGAACCGGCCTGCCGAATACCGGGCCGATGTGGACTTGTTTCATTCGCTCTTCTTTTCCCTTACCCCTGATGATAACTACATGGAGTACCAGATGAAGAAAGCCATGTACCTCGTGGACGAATCCGGGATGCAGCAATACAATAATTTGAAGGAGAACGGTTTTTTTAACTCGATCCTTTCCTCCAGTTCAGTATTGACACTGCAAACGGATTCCATTGCTGTAGACATGGCCCGGCGCTATTTTCGCTATTACGGAAAACTGAAAATTGACCGGCGGAGCTCCACGGTTGTGCGCTCGCTCATCACCGAAGGTAACCTAAAGGATATTCCCCGAAGCGACAATAATCCCCATGGTGTGCTCATTACAAATTGGAAAACCCTGGAAAATAAAGACCTTCAAGATGTGGAAAAAAATACATTCTAA
- a CDS encoding DUF4134 domain-containing protein, which produces MTISQVALKDLRLYFFSLLMFTKTKKLWALAVLLALSIPVFAQSGVNGLNTATSTLKTYVAPVTNITLVIGGIVGIVGAIRVYSKWNSGDQDINKELMGWGGSCVFLVVSALVIKAFFGL; this is translated from the coding sequence ATGACCATCTCCCAGGTGGCCTTAAAAGATCTCCGCCTTTATTTTTTCTCCCTTTTAATGTTTACAAAAACAAAAAAGTTATGGGCCTTAGCAGTATTGCTGGCCCTGTCTATTCCTGTGTTTGCGCAAAGCGGCGTTAACGGCCTGAACACAGCAACCTCTACCTTAAAAACCTATGTAGCCCCGGTAACAAACATCACCCTGGTGATCGGTGGTATTGTCGGTATTGTTGGTGCCATTCGTGTCTACTCGAAGTGGAATTCAGGGGACCAAGATATCAACAAAGAGCTTATGGGATGGGGCGGCTCGTGTGTCTTTCTCGTGGTTTCCGCATTGGTGATCAAAGCTTTTTTCGGCTTATAA
- a CDS encoding N-6 DNA methylase → MAFNPVRKMVDNIAAIRIALDFTGQQLSETELETLRSYAGFGGLKAVLFPPGELSEWARLGASKNDLKLYPEVMELYDLLQEKLTDKEYKAAIDALKSSSSTAYYTPDYIPEVIYAAMAECNILPKRIYEPSAGAGVFIGEAIKAFDDMERITAVEKDILTGKVLKAICSTYGVPVDVQIKKLEETTAAEKAQSDIVISNIPFGKIAVHDPAYNKSGISAKIHTYFFAKGLDKIKDGGILAYIVTDAFLNNPSNAAARKYLFTSADLLTVAVLPANLMKENANVEVGMHLILVQKNDTKETLTKAESQLIDTVERENTFGKYYLNAWLADKNELVYADEIIEGTNARGKASRLAWQNGKMQDILPLLKKQLIAGFNHFDRAKWE, encoded by the coding sequence ATGGCATTTAATCCGGTCAGGAAGATGGTAGATAACATCGCGGCCATCCGGATCGCGCTGGACTTCACTGGCCAGCAGCTTTCTGAAACAGAACTGGAAACTTTAAGAAGTTACGCAGGGTTCGGAGGCCTCAAAGCTGTATTATTTCCGCCCGGCGAATTGTCCGAATGGGCCAGGTTAGGTGCCTCAAAAAACGATCTGAAACTTTATCCCGAGGTCATGGAATTGTATGACCTGCTCCAGGAAAAATTAACAGACAAGGAATATAAGGCTGCCATTGATGCCTTAAAAAGCAGTTCCTCAACGGCCTATTATACGCCGGATTATATCCCGGAGGTCATTTATGCCGCGATGGCGGAATGTAATATTTTACCGAAACGTATCTATGAGCCGAGCGCCGGGGCCGGGGTTTTTATCGGAGAAGCGATAAAAGCTTTCGACGATATGGAGCGAATAACAGCCGTTGAGAAAGATATCCTGACAGGTAAGGTGCTGAAGGCGATTTGTTCTACCTATGGTGTTCCGGTAGATGTACAGATCAAAAAGCTGGAAGAAACTACAGCAGCTGAAAAGGCGCAGTCAGATATCGTCATCAGCAATATCCCGTTTGGCAAGATCGCGGTACACGACCCCGCCTATAATAAAAGCGGTATCTCTGCTAAAATACATACCTATTTCTTTGCCAAGGGGCTGGATAAGATCAAAGACGGCGGTATTCTAGCTTATATCGTTACCGATGCTTTCCTGAATAATCCTTCCAATGCCGCCGCGAGGAAATACCTGTTTACATCTGCCGACCTGTTAACCGTTGCCGTACTACCAGCCAATTTAATGAAGGAAAATGCCAATGTGGAAGTAGGCATGCACCTGATCCTGGTGCAAAAGAATGATACCAAAGAAACGCTTACAAAAGCGGAAAGCCAGCTGATCGATACCGTGGAGCGTGAAAATACCTTTGGTAAATACTACCTGAATGCCTGGTTAGCCGATAAAAATGAACTGGTATATGCCGATGAGATCATTGAGGGCACCAATGCAAGGGGCAAAGCCTCACGGCTGGCCTGGCAGAACGGGAAGATGCAGGATATTCTGCCCTTACTCAAAAAACAGCTGATCGCCGGCTTTAATCATTTTGACCGGGCCAAATGGGAATGA
- a CDS encoding MT-A70 family methyltransferase, whose translation MKHEVIMICPPWKQYRIYRRSHKILTGTISPKMVKAMVAFQFLGDCLEYLTSPDHIVFIWVTEKFADDCRDYMKHLGYQYHQYLAWQRPKWKRGTSKEVLEYLMVYYKGALFSSAMTFPDPLKSPFTGRVKNRKYKPADAYALIESIFPNRSKLQVFGSTRRPGWNVFLHKCKK comes from the coding sequence ATGAAACACGAAGTCATTATGATCTGCCCGCCCTGGAAACAGTACCGCATTTACAGAAGATCACATAAGATCCTGACTGGTACTATATCTCCCAAAATGGTGAAAGCCATGGTGGCCTTCCAGTTCCTGGGGGATTGCCTCGAGTATCTGACCTCACCGGACCACATCGTTTTTATCTGGGTTACTGAAAAGTTCGCGGATGATTGCAGGGATTACATGAAGCACCTGGGCTATCAATATCATCAGTACCTGGCATGGCAGAGGCCAAAGTGGAAAAGGGGCACTTCAAAGGAGGTACTTGAATACCTTATGGTCTATTATAAAGGCGCTTTATTTTCATCGGCAATGACTTTTCCTGATCCCCTAAAGTCACCGTTTACAGGCAGGGTTAAAAACCGGAAATACAAACCGGCGGATGCTTATGCTTTAATAGAAAGTATATTCCCAAACAGATCAAAACTCCAGGTTTTTGGTTCCACACGCCGCCCCGGTTGGAATGTGTTCCTCCACAAGTGCAAAAAATAA
- the traM gene encoding conjugative transposon protein TraM yields MKIDFKQPKYVLPVILLPFLCLFFYAWQSGFSKPRAAAKETVGLNGAVGAVSADVRKKQLADKLDAYRNTYKEADGLTAVNVIPKENSSNPTYNNDYSDSQRKKLDSIQQAMKLRFGSANNSNSGQPTETDMAHDRKVAKAVEEISRHQANQAHERESTPKEKDPMDVFRQQMAIMDSINKQNDPAYKDELKKKEAADKAAKLKENQLKLTVEKADAVSGDFNTVMPEKQPAFISAVIDENITGYAGSRLRIKLLEDIKAGNNLIKKGTFLYALINGFSEQRVTLSITSILYDGKILPVKLDVYDMDGLPGLYVPSSAFRDFTKDLGSNSVQGVTVDGGSGNTQFVMSSLSKMFQSTSSAIADLIRKNKAKLKYNSYLYIIDPDALQNAQKS; encoded by the coding sequence ATGAAAATCGATTTTAAACAGCCCAAGTATGTGCTGCCGGTCATCTTATTGCCCTTTCTGTGCCTGTTCTTTTATGCCTGGCAGAGCGGCTTTTCCAAACCAAGGGCAGCGGCCAAAGAAACCGTCGGGCTGAACGGAGCAGTCGGCGCGGTATCAGCTGATGTGCGTAAGAAACAACTGGCGGATAAGCTTGATGCCTACAGGAACACCTACAAGGAAGCTGATGGTTTGACCGCCGTAAACGTGATCCCCAAAGAAAATTCCAGTAACCCAACCTATAATAATGACTATTCAGACAGTCAGAGAAAAAAACTGGATTCCATTCAGCAAGCCATGAAGCTAAGGTTCGGTTCGGCTAATAATTCCAATTCCGGCCAGCCAACTGAAACAGATATGGCTCACGACCGGAAAGTTGCCAAAGCCGTAGAAGAAATAAGCCGCCACCAGGCAAACCAGGCTCATGAAAGGGAAAGCACCCCAAAGGAAAAAGATCCCATGGATGTTTTCAGGCAGCAAATGGCCATCATGGACAGTATAAACAAGCAGAATGACCCAGCCTACAAAGACGAGTTGAAAAAGAAAGAGGCTGCCGATAAAGCTGCAAAGCTTAAGGAAAACCAACTCAAGCTGACCGTTGAAAAGGCTGACGCGGTGTCCGGTGACTTTAATACGGTTATGCCGGAAAAACAACCTGCGTTTATCAGTGCCGTAATTGATGAAAATATAACTGGGTATGCAGGTTCACGTTTGCGGATCAAACTACTGGAAGATATCAAAGCGGGCAACAACCTGATCAAAAAAGGTACATTCCTATATGCCCTGATCAATGGATTTTCAGAGCAGCGGGTTACGCTTTCTATTACATCAATTCTATATGATGGTAAGATACTCCCGGTTAAACTGGACGTTTACGATATGGATGGGTTACCCGGCCTTTATGTGCCCTCATCCGCATTCCGTGACTTTACCAAAGACCTGGGTAGTAACTCGGTGCAGGGTGTCACGGTAGATGGAGGCTCGGGAAACACCCAGTTTGTCATGAGTTCGCTCAGTAAAATGTTCCAGTCCACGTCGTCGGCTATTGCCGACCTGATCCGCAAGAACAAAGCAAAGCTTAAATACAACTCTTACCTCTATATCATCGACCCGGACGCCTTGCAAAACGCGCAGAAAAGCTAA
- a CDS encoding DUF4134 family protein produces MKFFLTAWCSLLTMIAVAQPGIMDGSLAQAKQDLSLSFFSAFDFALTLALLFGLIGAFKIYQNWQMGKDRIDSAVAAWFFAAFFMILSGPFLRALFGI; encoded by the coding sequence ATGAAATTTTTCCTGACCGCCTGGTGCAGCCTGCTCACGATGATAGCCGTAGCGCAGCCTGGTATAATGGATGGTTCTTTGGCACAAGCTAAACAAGACCTTTCTTTATCGTTTTTTTCAGCCTTTGATTTTGCGCTAACGCTCGCCCTTTTATTTGGCCTCATTGGTGCATTTAAAATATACCAGAACTGGCAAATGGGTAAGGATCGGATAGATTCAGCCGTTGCCGCCTGGTTTTTCGCTGCTTTTTTTATGATCCTTTCGGGTCCTTTCTTACGGGCATTGTTCGGAATCTGA
- a CDS encoding DUF4138 domain-containing protein — protein sequence MKKLLLFIAWLLFAPILYAQDQLPVIYLPENLTIHFISPEPIQYVDISTKDLTGDLPLKNVLRLKLRDTLKSFAGSVITIAGEKFIAQYHLLPGYPGVPTEIEITPAAMRPLDISGIGLSQNQLRSLALSLVAQSPDKRVDRVKAFGIKGQLNHVYTVGDYIFLDISYHNKTNLKYDIADFRFKVDDKKVTKAANNQSVEIKPEFVLFNQPAFSKNYRNVFVFKKMSFPGNKVLRAELSEKQLSGRIVTLSISYQDILDADMLPN from the coding sequence ATGAAAAAGCTATTATTATTCATCGCATGGCTGCTTTTTGCCCCAATCCTTTATGCGCAGGATCAACTGCCGGTAATTTACCTGCCCGAAAACCTGACCATTCATTTTATTTCGCCGGAACCGATCCAATACGTGGATATTTCCACCAAAGACCTGACAGGCGATCTGCCGCTCAAAAACGTGTTGCGTTTAAAGCTGCGGGATACACTTAAATCTTTTGCCGGTTCGGTCATCACTATAGCCGGTGAAAAATTCATTGCACAGTACCACTTACTGCCCGGTTATCCCGGTGTCCCGACCGAAATAGAAATAACACCGGCAGCTATGCGGCCCCTGGATATTTCCGGTATCGGGCTTTCACAAAATCAGTTAAGGAGCTTGGCGCTCAGCCTGGTTGCCCAAAGCCCGGACAAACGCGTGGACAGGGTAAAAGCCTTCGGTATTAAGGGACAATTGAACCATGTCTACACCGTAGGCGATTATATTTTCCTGGATATTTCATATCATAATAAAACCAATTTAAAATATGATATCGCTGATTTCCGGTTTAAGGTAGATGACAAAAAGGTAACCAAGGCAGCCAATAACCAATCCGTGGAGATCAAGCCGGAGTTTGTGCTGTTCAATCAGCCGGCCTTTTCCAAAAACTACCGGAATGTATTCGTCTTTAAGAAAATGTCCTTCCCCGGAAATAAAGTGCTCCGTGCAGAACTCAGCGAAAAGCAACTTTCCGGCCGTATCGTGACGCTGAGCATATCCTACCAGGATATTCTTGATGCGGACATGCTCCCCAACTAA
- a CDS encoding ParA family protein codes for MICLFGNQKGGVGKSTLTVLSGNYLSLAKNWPVTIIDMDYQQSISQKFEKAKVLENDEPYDVMAATLETFPVLSNMLTKSKKDAILIDLPGKLDDDGLIPVFKCADMVICPFSYDEFTFESTVLFAVVLKKVNPKVQVVFIPNRIKANVKFEIMSEVNEQLSKFGKITAAIPDRIDFQRITTFQTPLSLYGVITPVFEEIFADRLWKK; via the coding sequence ATGATCTGTTTATTTGGCAACCAGAAGGGTGGCGTAGGAAAAAGTACGCTCACCGTCCTATCAGGGAACTACCTGAGCTTGGCTAAAAACTGGCCCGTAACCATTATTGATATGGATTATCAGCAATCTATCTCTCAGAAATTTGAAAAAGCGAAAGTGCTGGAGAATGACGAGCCATATGATGTAATGGCGGCAACGCTGGAAACTTTTCCGGTACTGAGCAATATGCTCACTAAAAGTAAAAAGGATGCGATACTGATTGATTTGCCGGGTAAACTGGATGACGATGGGTTAATACCTGTTTTTAAATGTGCCGACATGGTGATCTGTCCATTTTCCTATGATGAATTTACATTTGAATCGACAGTTTTATTTGCCGTTGTGCTTAAAAAGGTCAACCCGAAAGTACAGGTAGTTTTTATCCCTAACCGGATCAAGGCGAATGTCAAGTTCGAGATCATGAGTGAGGTGAACGAACAACTGTCCAAATTTGGCAAGATCACAGCAGCGATCCCCGATCGTATTGACTTCCAAAGGATAACCACCTTTCAAACGCCCTTATCCCTTTACGGCGTAATCACACCTGTATTCGAAGAAATATTCGCCGACCGATTATGGAAAAAATGA
- a CDS encoding plasmid transfer protein: protein MKKKIILILFLCFCMTAVFAQTASTPDNGKTLQFLQGDGVYEEGVMVFLKGLKESVWAHFAIFIADAKALSAIFMIIFFAIKSYEMMAGDKQLEIMPLLRPFGLAMVILWWGPFTRIIAFPTDIVAGQTEQMFSSEQTIVNNLRLSRSSLMLAVANSLYTYQAQTEVAEKESDTWYGQAWDSVTSTVKEGISSVVSPLLELKNRLTVGMQLLFTQLLELLGIWILRLAVYIIFMIQIIYSSILIMLGPFAVAASILPAFRDSFSTWIARFISVNLYSGIAYLIMYICGLMQEYALKSEISKYTELVGADGTNTNLQKMAWFAGNGILSFGTVIIVFLIGAICMFTVPSISTWIISTSGISSATSTFARSAGTVTSMARKAAGSFF, encoded by the coding sequence ATGAAGAAGAAAATAATTTTAATACTATTCCTGTGCTTTTGCATGACGGCGGTATTCGCTCAAACGGCAAGCACGCCTGATAATGGCAAGACTTTACAGTTTTTACAGGGTGACGGTGTTTATGAGGAAGGTGTCATGGTGTTCTTAAAAGGGCTCAAAGAGTCTGTATGGGCTCATTTTGCCATATTCATCGCTGATGCGAAAGCGCTTTCTGCTATTTTTATGATCATCTTTTTCGCAATTAAATCCTATGAAATGATGGCAGGGGATAAGCAGTTAGAGATCATGCCCTTATTAAGACCTTTTGGTTTAGCCATGGTCATCTTATGGTGGGGGCCGTTCACCAGGATCATCGCTTTTCCGACAGATATTGTTGCCGGTCAGACAGAACAAATGTTTAGCAGCGAGCAAACCATTGTCAACAATCTGCGGCTTAGCCGCTCAAGCCTGATGTTGGCGGTAGCTAATTCCCTGTATACCTACCAGGCACAAACGGAAGTTGCGGAGAAGGAAAGCGACACGTGGTATGGACAGGCCTGGGATTCCGTGACGAGTACCGTTAAAGAGGGAATAAGCAGTGTAGTTTCGCCATTACTGGAATTAAAAAATAGGCTCACTGTGGGGATGCAGCTCTTATTTACACAGTTATTGGAACTATTAGGGATATGGATCTTGCGTTTAGCGGTGTACATCATCTTTATGATCCAGATCATTTACTCCTCCATTCTGATCATGCTCGGCCCATTTGCTGTAGCTGCCAGTATCCTGCCGGCTTTTCGCGATAGTTTCAGCACCTGGATCGCCCGCTTTATTTCGGTGAACCTGTATAGCGGTATTGCTTACCTGATCATGTACATCTGCGGGCTGATGCAGGAATATGCGCTGAAATCGGAGATCAGCAAATACACGGAACTGGTGGGCGCAGATGGAACGAACACCAACCTTCAAAAAATGGCCTGGTTTGCCGGCAACGGGATTCTTTCATTTGGTACCGTAATTATCGTATTCCTGATCGGCGCGATCTGTATGTTCACCGTGCCCAGCATCTCCACCTGGATCATCTCTACTTCCGGCATCAGCTCGGCCACTTCTACCTTTGCCCGCAGTGCGGGTACAGTAACCAGCATGGCGAGGAAAGCTGCCGGCAGCTTCTTTTAA
- a CDS encoding TraG family conjugative transposon ATPase — protein MGVKTLFNIPYAGVDKDGEYDLLIGLNGECSVVIQLANPVIRYSAYPAGYEEFHHLLINVVKILGDGYLLQKQDIISRSAYKGPHATEYLQKQYNAHFDGRECLKVATYLTITRQVKKGAFYVYDARVLRDFRQAIGKVLDVLPSANALNEGRLNQLVLQLLSMDFGGVNITLDNLAPSETEIMMGERSVRSISLVNIDNIDLPPEVSTHIELNDKESMRGFPVDFLSFLFKVPGVDVIVYNQVIEIPNQVVTLRKLEQKRKRHAGIPDPANQLCVEDIDLLLNDVARENQLLVNCHFNILVAAQAYAIQKAVNFVESSLFQLGIIPSKNAYNQLELFRTVLPGNGVELKEYDWFLTTCDAAVCFFFKESLPKDEPSDFLIRFTDRQGIPVAIDPSDLPMRTGRINSRNRFILGPSGSGKSFLTCSLIENYMLYNMDMVIVDTGHSYSGLCNYYQGKYITYTDKKPITMNPFQITEAEYNIEKKDFLCTLIAVAWKGAEGTFSPVERDVIANVISAYYGKFFATGGKLNFNTFYEFALEKIPEIKGKEKIPFDFDEFRYVLKKFYKGGEFAAILNNETDRSLFTERFIVFEIDSIKEHKILFPLVTLIIMDVFIQKMRYRSDRRKTLIIEEAWKAIASPLMAGYILYLYKTVRKFWGEAIVVTQELGDIIGNAVVKDSIINNSDTIFLLDQTKFKDNYDQIASLLSINETERRKIFTINQLDNTENRGRFKEVYIRRGAVGEVYGVEVSLHQYLTYTTEKPEKSAVESYTNRFGSYPDGLDAFVNDFKDSGKSLPAFISQVNQNQQS, from the coding sequence ATGGGCGTAAAAACCTTGTTTAACATTCCCTATGCGGGAGTGGATAAAGATGGTGAATACGATTTGCTCATAGGCTTAAATGGCGAATGTTCAGTGGTTATCCAATTGGCAAACCCGGTCATCCGCTATTCCGCTTATCCCGCGGGATATGAAGAGTTTCACCATCTGCTCATCAATGTCGTTAAAATATTAGGCGATGGTTATCTCCTGCAAAAGCAGGATATCATCAGCCGTTCAGCTTATAAAGGACCGCACGCTACCGAATACCTGCAAAAACAGTACAACGCCCATTTCGACGGGCGGGAGTGCCTGAAGGTCGCCACCTATTTAACCATAACGCGCCAGGTCAAAAAAGGTGCGTTTTACGTTTATGATGCCCGTGTCCTGCGGGACTTCAGGCAGGCTATAGGCAAAGTGCTGGACGTGCTGCCATCTGCAAATGCCCTCAATGAAGGCCGGCTGAACCAGCTGGTTTTACAACTGCTCAGCATGGACTTTGGTGGGGTTAACATCACGCTGGATAATCTTGCTCCCTCGGAAACCGAGATCATGATGGGCGAAAGGTCGGTGCGCAGTATCAGCCTGGTCAATATCGACAACATCGATCTGCCGCCCGAGGTTTCCACGCACATCGAACTGAATGACAAGGAAAGCATGCGCGGGTTTCCGGTGGACTTCCTGTCGTTCCTGTTTAAAGTTCCCGGTGTCGATGTGATTGTTTACAACCAGGTCATCGAAATACCTAACCAGGTAGTAACCCTCCGGAAGCTGGAGCAAAAAAGGAAAAGACATGCGGGTATTCCTGATCCTGCCAATCAATTATGTGTAGAAGATATCGACCTCCTGCTAAACGATGTCGCCCGCGAAAACCAACTGCTGGTCAATTGCCATTTTAATATCCTGGTGGCAGCACAAGCCTACGCCATCCAAAAGGCGGTCAATTTTGTGGAGAGCTCTCTCTTCCAGCTAGGGATTATCCCCAGCAAAAACGCTTACAACCAACTGGAGCTTTTTCGCACTGTACTGCCGGGAAACGGCGTAGAGCTAAAAGAGTACGATTGGTTTCTTACCACCTGTGATGCGGCTGTTTGCTTCTTCTTTAAGGAATCACTGCCCAAAGATGAACCTTCCGATTTCCTGATCAGGTTTACTGACCGGCAGGGTATTCCCGTCGCGATCGACCCCTCTGACCTCCCCATGCGGACAGGACGGATAAATTCAAGAAACCGCTTCATATTAGGCCCCTCGGGTTCTGGTAAGAGCTTTCTGACTTGCTCACTGATAGAAAATTACATGCTTTACAATATGGATATGGTGATTGTGGACACAGGCCATTCCTATTCAGGGCTATGTAATTATTATCAGGGCAAATACATCACCTACACAGATAAAAAGCCCATTACGATGAATCCCTTTCAGATCACTGAAGCGGAGTACAATATTGAAAAAAAGGACTTTCTGTGTACCCTGATTGCTGTTGCCTGGAAAGGTGCGGAAGGAACATTCAGCCCGGTAGAACGTGACGTTATTGCCAATGTGATCTCCGCTTATTATGGTAAATTCTTTGCCACCGGCGGGAAATTAAACTTCAATACTTTTTATGAGTTCGCGTTGGAAAAGATACCTGAAATAAAAGGGAAAGAAAAAATTCCTTTCGACTTTGATGAGTTCCGATATGTATTAAAAAAGTTCTACAAAGGAGGGGAGTTTGCAGCTATTCTAAACAATGAAACGGATAGATCCCTGTTCACCGAACGCTTTATTGTCTTCGAAATTGACAGTATTAAGGAGCACAAGATCCTCTTTCCCCTTGTAACGCTCATCATCATGGATGTGTTCATCCAAAAGATGCGTTACCGTTCCGACAGGCGCAAGACCTTAATAATTGAAGAGGCATGGAAAGCCATCGCAAGCCCGCTTATGGCTGGTTATATTTTGTACCTCTACAAGACTGTTCGCAAGTTTTGGGGGGAGGCAATAGTTGTAACGCAGGAATTGGGCGACATCATTGGGAATGCTGTAGTTAAAGACAGCATTATCAATAATTCAGATACCATTTTTCTGCTTGACCAGACCAAGTTTAAAGATAATTATGATCAAATCGCCTCCCTGCTTTCGATTAATGAAACCGAAAGGCGCAAGATTTTTACCATCAATCAGCTTGACAATACTGAGAATCGTGGCCGGTTTAAAGAGGTCTATATCCGTCGCGGCGCAGTCGGGGAAGTATATGGAGTAGAAGTATCGCTTCACCAATATTTGACTTACACCACAGAAAAACCGGAAAAGTCGGCGGTAGAAAGCTACACCAATCGCTTCGGTTCTTACCCGGATGGCCTTGATGCCTTCGTCAATGATTTTAAAGACAGCGGTAAATCCTTACCTGCTTTCATTTCACAGGTTAATCAAAATCAACAATCATGA
- a CDS encoding relaxase/mobilization nuclease domain-containing protein, whose product MIARILEKSSRTFAGVKYNTNKIDRNKGELMLIANFGAIQALSNPRPQDLVNYLLMLSAQNKGIKKNTQFHAVISARGRNYSKQELTKVALMWLKEMKYGDQPYLIVFHKDTDNHHVHIVSSRVGKDGKQIDRDYEQVRAVRSIDKVLGYTFAMQYRFSTRAQFYMILENQGFLGRDYINEKKLRQKINSHVPDKARMAKLKELFIAQKTSPEFVQRLKTQYQIDLVIHSAEGKKPYGYTVIDNATKQVFKGSEILSLKYLLDDRINFEPVNQQPGIDLHDYLGENAITYHSEYVPEGAYIRPVMISDDVDDQQVLGMKRRREKKARTNTR is encoded by the coding sequence ATGATTGCCCGCATCCTTGAAAAATCTTCCAGGACTTTTGCCGGCGTAAAATACAATACTAACAAGATCGACCGGAACAAGGGAGAGCTGATGCTTATTGCCAACTTTGGTGCCATACAGGCATTGAGTAACCCGCGGCCGCAGGACCTGGTTAATTATCTCCTCATGCTGTCCGCTCAAAATAAGGGGATCAAAAAAAACACACAGTTTCACGCGGTCATTTCAGCTCGCGGACGAAACTATAGCAAACAGGAATTAACAAAAGTAGCTTTGATGTGGCTGAAAGAAATGAAATATGGCGATCAGCCTTACCTGATCGTTTTTCATAAGGACACCGATAATCACCATGTCCACATAGTCAGTTCGAGGGTAGGTAAGGATGGTAAGCAGATCGACCGTGATTATGAACAGGTAAGGGCGGTCAGGAGCATAGACAAGGTGCTGGGCTATACATTCGCTATGCAATACCGTTTCAGTACCCGGGCACAGTTTTATATGATTCTGGAGAATCAGGGTTTCCTTGGCCGTGACTATATCAACGAAAAAAAACTGCGGCAAAAAATAAATTCCCATGTACCCGATAAGGCAAGGATGGCCAAACTCAAAGAATTATTCATCGCTCAAAAAACTTCACCGGAATTTGTGCAGCGGCTTAAAACACAATATCAAATCGACCTGGTAATTCATTCTGCAGAAGGAAAAAAGCCGTATGGGTATACGGTTATTGACAATGCTACCAAACAGGTCTTTAAGGGTAGTGAAATACTAAGCCTGAAATATCTACTGGATGATCGTATCAATTTTGAACCAGTAAATCAACAACCTGGTATCGATCTCCATGATTATCTGGGCGAAAATGCCATTACTTATCATTCTGAATATGTACCGGAGGGGGCGTATATCAGGCCTGTCATGATCTCCGACGATGTGGATGACCAGCAGGTACTGGGCATGAAACGGCGCAGGGAAAAGAAAGCGAGAACTAATACCCGCTAA